A genomic segment from Cyanobium sp. NIES-981 encodes:
- a CDS encoding ABC transporter permease translates to MASKLPLGETVGMALSTLRANRLRSLLTMLGIVIGNASVITLVGVGRGAQNLAEGQLSNLGANVLFVVPGNNDTRRQGIDFPKTLVLEDAQAIAEQVPTVKRVAPQITLSEVVQAGGLSSTASVNGITPEFLPVRQFEMARGRFFSASDLEAARSVAVIGPDLAEKMFPGGTAVGRTLRIRTQPFEVIGVLQAKGAVFGQNQDENAYVPLTTMVSKLSGRDPTYGVSLNFISVEARDGDSTGAAAFQITNLLRQRHRILREDDFAVRSQQDALTIVSTITGGLTLMLAAIGAVSLLVGGIGIMNIMLVSVSERTAEIGLRKALGARSGDVLLQFLVESLVLASLGGAIGTAVGIGTVSLVALLTPLPATIGTGTILVTVGLSGSIGLFFGVVPARRASQLDPIVALRSL, encoded by the coding sequence ATGGCCTCGAAGCTGCCCCTGGGCGAAACGGTGGGCATGGCCCTGTCCACCCTGCGCGCCAACCGCCTGCGCAGCCTGCTCACGATGCTGGGCATCGTGATCGGCAACGCCTCCGTGATCACCCTGGTGGGGGTGGGCCGTGGGGCCCAGAACCTGGCCGAGGGGCAGCTGAGCAACCTCGGCGCCAACGTGCTCTTCGTGGTGCCGGGCAACAACGACACCCGCCGCCAGGGCATCGACTTCCCCAAGACCCTGGTGCTCGAGGACGCCCAGGCCATCGCGGAGCAGGTGCCCACGGTGAAGCGGGTGGCGCCCCAGATCACGCTCAGCGAGGTGGTGCAGGCGGGCGGACTCAGCAGCACGGCCTCCGTGAACGGCATCACGCCCGAATTCCTGCCGGTGCGGCAGTTCGAGATGGCGCGCGGCCGCTTCTTCTCGGCCAGCGACCTGGAGGCGGCCCGCAGTGTGGCGGTGATCGGCCCCGATCTGGCCGAGAAGATGTTCCCCGGGGGCACAGCCGTGGGGCGCACCCTGCGCATCCGCACCCAGCCGTTCGAGGTGATCGGCGTGCTGCAGGCCAAAGGTGCCGTGTTCGGCCAGAACCAGGACGAGAACGCCTATGTGCCCCTCACCACGATGGTGAGCAAGCTCTCGGGGCGCGATCCCACCTACGGGGTGAGCCTCAACTTCATCAGTGTGGAGGCCAGGGATGGCGACAGCACCGGTGCGGCCGCCTTCCAGATCACCAATCTGCTGCGGCAGCGGCACCGCATCCTGCGGGAGGACGACTTCGCCGTGCGCTCCCAGCAGGACGCTCTCACGATCGTGAGCACGATCACCGGCGGACTCACCTTGATGCTGGCGGCGATCGGCGCCGTGTCGCTGCTGGTGGGTGGCATCGGCATCATGAACATCATGCTGGTGTCGGTGAGCGAGCGCACGGCCGAAATCGGCCTGCGCAAGGCCCTGGGCGCCCGCAGCGGCGACGTGCTGCTCCAGTTCCTGGTGGAGTCGCTCGTGCTGGCGAGCCTGGGAGGCGCCATCGGCACAGCCGTGGGGATCGGCACCGTGAGCCTGGTGGCCCTGCTCACCCCGCTGCCGGCCACGATCGGCACCGGCACGATCCTGGTCACGGTGGGACTGTCGGGCTCGATCGGCCTGTTCTTCGGGGTGGTGCCGGCCCGCCGCGCTTCCCAGCTCGATCCGATCGTGGCCCTGCGCAGCCTCTGA
- the pyk gene encoding pyruvate kinase: MSQPDLMRRTKIVATIGPATESPERLKALVEAGATTFRLNFSHGDHSDHAARIATIRQVSVEMGVHVGILQDLQGPKIRLGRFADGPITLARGSRFSLTSRDVACTQEIATVTYDKLADEVTPGSRILLDDGRVEMCVESVSAADHTLHCTVTVGGVLSNNKGVNFPDVQLSIRALTDKDRADLSFGLKHGVDWVALSFVRNPSDLQEIKELIASQGHATPVVAKIEKFEAIDQIDDILMLCDGVMVARGDLGVEMPAEEVPLLQKELIRKANSLGIPVITATQMLDSMVSCPRPTRAEVSDVANAILDGTDAVMLSNESAVGDYPVEAVATMATIARRIERDYPMRLIDSRMATTIPNAICQAVSNIARNLNAAAILPLTKSGATARNVSKFRPSTPILAVTSEPQVARQLQLIWGVNPLLVPEQTSTTSTFSLAMSLAREGGFLQDGDLVVQTAGTLAGVSGSTDFIKVGIVTAVLPRGLGIGTGSVSGRVRVVIRAEDAAAIQTGEILVVRETTAAYVEAFRRAKAVIAEAGGAESHAAVIAQRTGIPAIVGVTNALESLRDGEIVTLDLHHGLVHRGARSHNADPVGAIV; this comes from the coding sequence ATGTCCCAGCCCGATCTCATGCGTCGCACCAAGATCGTCGCCACGATCGGGCCCGCCACCGAATCCCCCGAACGCCTCAAGGCCCTGGTGGAAGCGGGGGCCACCACGTTCCGGCTGAATTTCTCCCACGGCGACCACAGCGATCACGCGGCCCGGATCGCCACGATCCGCCAGGTGTCGGTGGAAATGGGCGTGCATGTGGGCATCCTCCAGGACCTGCAGGGTCCCAAGATCCGCCTGGGGCGCTTCGCCGATGGCCCGATCACCCTGGCCCGGGGCTCCCGTTTCAGCCTCACGTCCCGGGATGTGGCCTGCACCCAGGAGATCGCCACGGTCACCTACGACAAGCTGGCCGACGAGGTGACCCCCGGCAGCCGCATCCTGCTGGATGACGGCCGCGTGGAAATGTGCGTGGAATCGGTGAGCGCCGCTGATCACACTCTCCACTGCACCGTGACGGTGGGTGGGGTGCTCAGTAACAACAAGGGGGTGAACTTCCCCGATGTGCAGCTCTCGATTCGTGCCCTCACGGACAAGGACCGTGCTGATCTCAGCTTCGGACTGAAGCACGGCGTGGACTGGGTGGCACTCAGTTTCGTGCGCAATCCCTCCGACCTGCAGGAAATCAAGGAACTGATCGCCAGCCAGGGCCATGCCACCCCCGTGGTGGCCAAGATCGAGAAATTCGAGGCCATCGACCAGATCGACGACATCCTGATGTTGTGCGATGGGGTGATGGTGGCCCGCGGTGATCTCGGGGTGGAGATGCCGGCCGAGGAGGTGCCCCTGCTGCAGAAGGAGCTGATCCGCAAGGCCAACAGCCTGGGGATTCCGGTGATCACCGCCACCCAGATGCTCGACTCGATGGTGAGCTGCCCGCGGCCCACCCGCGCCGAGGTGAGCGATGTGGCCAACGCCATCCTCGACGGCACCGACGCCGTGATGCTCTCCAACGAGAGCGCCGTGGGCGACTACCCGGTGGAGGCCGTGGCCACGATGGCCACGATCGCCCGCCGCATCGAGCGCGACTACCCCATGCGCCTGATCGACAGCCGCATGGCCACCACCATCCCCAACGCCATCTGCCAGGCGGTGAGCAACATCGCCCGCAACCTCAACGCCGCGGCGATCCTGCCGCTCACCAAGAGTGGCGCGACCGCGCGCAACGTGAGCAAGTTCAGGCCCAGCACCCCGATCCTGGCAGTCACCAGTGAGCCCCAGGTGGCGCGCCAGCTGCAGCTGATCTGGGGGGTGAATCCCCTGCTGGTGCCCGAGCAGACCTCCACCACCAGCACCTTCAGTCTGGCGATGAGCCTGGCCCGTGAGGGAGGATTCCTCCAGGACGGCGACCTGGTGGTGCAGACCGCCGGCACCCTGGCCGGGGTGAGCGGTTCCACCGACTTCATCAAGGTCGGCATCGTGACCGCGGTGCTGCCCCGGGGACTGGGCATCGGCACCGGCTCGGTGAGCGGCCGGGTGCGGGTGGTGATCCGGGCCGAGGACGCCGCCGCCATCCAGACGGGCGAGATCCTGGTGGTGCGGGAGACCACCGCCGCCTACGTGGAGGCGTTCCGCCGGGCCAAGGCGGTGATCGCCGAGGCGGGCGGCGCCGAGAGCCATGCGGCCGTGATCGCCCAGCGCACCGGCATCCCGGCGATCGTGGGGGTCACCAATGCCCTCGAGAGCCTGCGCGATGGCGAGATCGTGACCCTCGATCTCCACCATGGGCTGGTGCACCGCGGTGCCCGCAGCCACAATGCCGACCCCGTCGGCGCCATCGTCTAG
- a CDS encoding nucleoside triphosphate pyrophosphohydrolase family protein has translation MDFQTYQERCRRTALYPGVGQNPIYPTLGLCGESGEVADKVKKVLRDRGGVFSDEVRAALQLELGDVLWYVAQLASELGLDLDTVASANLEKLASRAARNVIAGEGDLR, from the coding sequence ATGGACTTCCAGACTTACCAGGAACGGTGCCGCCGCACGGCGCTGTACCCCGGGGTCGGCCAGAACCCCATCTACCCCACCCTGGGCCTGTGCGGCGAGTCGGGAGAAGTGGCCGACAAGGTGAAGAAGGTGCTGCGCGATCGGGGCGGCGTGTTCAGTGACGAGGTGCGGGCGGCCCTGCAGCTGGAGCTCGGCGATGTGCTCTGGTACGTGGCCCAGCTGGCCTCCGAACTGGGTCTCGATCTCGACACCGTGGCTTCGGCCAATCTGGAGAAGCTGGCCAGCCGTGCCGCCCGTAACGTGATCGCAGGCGAGGGCGACCTGCGCTGA
- a CDS encoding YggT family protein, translated as MDVVAQVLSVLSRTLEIYSLILLVRVLLSWFPNLDWGNPVLSSVSSITDPYLNVFRGLIPPIGGLDLSAILAFLTLSLGQQLLGSASVSMMASMY; from the coding sequence ATGGACGTCGTCGCCCAGGTGCTGAGCGTGCTCAGCCGCACGCTGGAGATCTATTCCCTGATCCTGCTGGTGCGGGTGCTGCTGAGCTGGTTTCCGAATCTCGACTGGGGCAATCCGGTGCTCTCCAGCGTCAGCTCGATCACCGACCCCTACCTCAACGTGTTCCGCGGCCTGATCCCGCCGATCGGGGGACTCGATCTCTCGGCGATCCTGGCCTTCCTCACCCTCAGCCTGGGGCAGCAGCTGCTCGGCAGCGCCAGCGTGAGCATGATGGCGTCGATGTACTGA
- the scpB gene encoding SMC-Scp complex subunit ScpB: protein MGVDPEAGTIQPPSPAVPNLSLPAHLEAILYLKGKPLSLQELASIAGVDTATAEVGLITLMADYAHRDTALEIRQDGLHYGLQLRESLAELVQNLVPVDLSTAALRTLATIALKKRILQSELVELRGSGAYDHIKELLSQNFIERRRQSEGRSYWISLSEKFHRTFTVRAEEQQPQPRRAA from the coding sequence ATGGGCGTGGATCCCGAAGCCGGCACCATCCAGCCCCCTTCCCCGGCCGTGCCGAATCTGTCGCTTCCTGCCCATCTCGAGGCGATCCTCTACCTCAAGGGGAAGCCCCTGAGCCTCCAGGAGCTGGCCTCCATCGCGGGGGTGGATACGGCAACCGCAGAGGTGGGGCTGATCACGCTCATGGCCGACTACGCCCATCGCGACACCGCCCTGGAAATCCGGCAGGACGGCCTGCACTACGGGCTGCAGCTGCGGGAAAGCCTGGCGGAGCTGGTGCAGAACCTCGTACCCGTGGACCTCTCCACCGCCGCCCTGCGGACCCTGGCCACGATTGCCCTCAAGAAGCGCATCCTGCAGTCGGAGCTGGTGGAACTGCGCGGCTCGGGTGCCTACGACCACATCAAGGAGCTGCTGAGCCAGAACTTCATCGAGCGGCGCCGCCAGAGCGAAGGCCGGTCGTACTGGATCAGCCTCAGCGAGAAATTCCACCGCACCTTCACGGTTCGAGCGGAGGAACAGCAACCCCAGCCGCGGCGGGCTGCATAG
- the ilvA gene encoding threonine ammonia-lyase, biosynthetic, which produces MSEPPRHATAPAWAEPASSDAYLRRILRARVYDVAIESPLDAAPNLSARLDNRVLLKREDLQPVFSFKLRGAYNKMASLSPAELERGVIAASAGNHAQGVALGAQRLGCRAVIVMPVTTPEMKVRAVAARGAEVVLHGDNYDAACGHAQQLAAARGLSFIHPFDDPEVIAGQGTIGLEILRQCSQPPDAIYVAVGGGGLIAGIAAYVKTLWPQVQIVGVEPHDADAMARSLAAGERVRLEQVGLFADGVAVRQVGVHTFALAQRYVDRMVTVGTDEICAAIKDVFEDTRSILEPAGALAVAGMKLDVELQGHRERTLVAVACGANMNFDRLRFVAERAELGEEREAMLAVEIPERPGSLRRFCQVLGERSLTEFSYRLADPRVAHIFVGVQIQGHADTLQLLEELTAAGFPCLDLSCNELAKLHLRHMVGGRLPASAGEALEQGEELLYRFEFPEKPGALMAFVNALQASWNISIFHYRNHGADVGRIVVGVQVPPAERQAWQSFLDSLGYAHWDESGNPAYRLFLGSKS; this is translated from the coding sequence ATGAGCGAGCCGCCCCGACACGCGACAGCCCCGGCCTGGGCAGAACCGGCCTCCTCCGACGCCTATCTGCGCCGCATCCTGCGGGCCCGCGTCTACGACGTGGCGATCGAGTCGCCCCTGGATGCGGCGCCGAACCTCTCGGCACGGCTGGACAACCGGGTGCTGCTCAAACGGGAGGACCTGCAGCCGGTGTTCAGCTTCAAGCTGCGGGGCGCCTACAACAAGATGGCGAGCCTCAGCCCGGCCGAACTGGAGCGGGGTGTGATCGCCGCCAGTGCCGGCAACCACGCCCAGGGGGTGGCCCTCGGCGCCCAGCGGCTGGGCTGCCGCGCCGTGATCGTGATGCCGGTCACCACCCCGGAGATGAAGGTGCGGGCCGTGGCGGCCCGGGGGGCCGAGGTGGTGCTCCACGGCGACAACTACGACGCCGCCTGCGGCCATGCCCAGCAGCTGGCGGCCGCCCGGGGCCTCAGCTTCATCCACCCCTTCGACGACCCGGAGGTGATCGCCGGCCAGGGCACGATCGGCCTGGAGATCCTGCGCCAGTGCTCCCAGCCACCGGATGCCATCTACGTGGCGGTGGGCGGCGGCGGACTGATCGCCGGCATCGCCGCCTACGTGAAGACCCTCTGGCCCCAGGTGCAGATCGTGGGAGTGGAGCCCCACGACGCCGATGCCATGGCCCGGTCGCTGGCGGCGGGGGAGCGGGTGCGACTGGAGCAGGTGGGGCTCTTCGCCGACGGCGTGGCCGTGCGGCAGGTGGGGGTCCACACCTTCGCCCTGGCCCAGCGCTACGTGGACCGCATGGTGACCGTGGGCACCGATGAGATCTGCGCCGCCATCAAGGACGTGTTCGAGGACACCCGCTCGATCCTCGAACCCGCCGGCGCCCTCGCTGTGGCGGGCATGAAGCTGGACGTGGAGCTGCAGGGCCATCGGGAGCGCACCCTGGTGGCGGTGGCCTGCGGCGCCAACATGAACTTCGACCGGCTGCGCTTCGTGGCCGAGCGGGCCGAGCTGGGCGAGGAGCGGGAGGCCATGCTGGCCGTGGAGATTCCCGAGCGGCCGGGCAGTCTGCGGCGCTTCTGCCAGGTGCTGGGGGAGCGCAGCCTCACGGAGTTCAGTTACCGCCTGGCGGACCCCCGGGTGGCCCACATCTTCGTGGGCGTGCAGATCCAGGGCCACGCCGACACCCTGCAGCTGCTGGAGGAACTCACGGCGGCCGGCTTCCCCTGCCTGGATCTCAGCTGCAACGAGCTGGCCAAGCTGCACCTGCGCCACATGGTGGGCGGCCGGCTTCCCGCCAGCGCCGGCGAGGCCCTCGAGCAGGGGGAGGAACTGCTCTACCGCTTCGAGTTCCCCGAGAAGCCCGGGGCGTTGATGGCCTTCGTGAACGCCCTGCAGGCCAGCTGGAACATCAGCATCTTCCATTACCGCAACCACGGTGCCGACGTGGGCCGGATCGTGGTGGGCGTGCAGGTGCCGCCGGCCGAACGCCAGGCTTGGCAGAGCTTCCTCGACAGCCTCGGATACGCCCACTGGGATGAGAGCGGCAACCCGGCCTACCGCCTGTTCCTGGGCTCCAAGAGCTGA